The Urbifossiella limnaea genome has a window encoding:
- a CDS encoding NAD(P)-dependent methylenetetrahydromethanopterin dehydrogenase, with protein MSDKATILLQLDTDPLPSVFDRVVAVDAGVQHLFTYGGVKPENVMPLVHGCIFTRGPKDLHRTAIFVGGSDVAAGEAVLAEVRKHLIPQYGMTVSVMLDSNGANTTAAAAVRAAGRHVDLEQTKSLVLGGTGPVGQRVAQLLAGHGGHVRIGSRTKDKAEAVCEAIRRHVPKARVEAVAVGSSSDGPRALEGRGLVVAAGAAGAVLLPKKLRDAARDLRVVIDLNAVPPAGIEGVEVGDRGKERDGVVCYGAIGVGDTKMKAHKAAVRSLFESNAAVLDVDAIYQIALKLP; from the coding sequence ATGTCCGACAAAGCCACCATCCTCCTCCAACTGGACACCGACCCGCTCCCGAGCGTGTTCGACCGCGTCGTCGCCGTCGACGCCGGAGTGCAGCACCTGTTCACCTACGGCGGCGTGAAGCCCGAGAACGTGATGCCGCTGGTCCACGGGTGCATCTTCACCCGCGGCCCCAAAGACCTGCATCGCACGGCGATCTTCGTCGGCGGCTCGGACGTGGCGGCCGGTGAGGCGGTGCTCGCGGAGGTACGCAAGCACCTCATCCCGCAGTACGGCATGACCGTGTCCGTGATGCTCGACTCGAACGGCGCCAACACGACGGCCGCCGCCGCCGTCCGCGCCGCCGGCCGGCACGTCGATCTGGAGCAGACGAAGTCGTTGGTACTCGGCGGCACCGGGCCGGTGGGGCAGCGCGTCGCGCAACTGCTGGCCGGGCACGGCGGCCACGTCCGCATCGGCTCGCGGACGAAGGACAAGGCCGAGGCGGTGTGCGAGGCGATCCGCCGGCACGTGCCGAAGGCGCGCGTCGAGGCGGTGGCGGTGGGCTCCAGTTCGGACGGCCCGCGGGCGCTGGAGGGTCGCGGGCTGGTGGTGGCGGCCGGCGCGGCGGGGGCGGTGCTGCTGCCGAAGAAGCTGCGCGACGCGGCCCGGGACCTGCGCGTGGTGATCGACCTGAACGCGGTGCCGCCGGCCGGCATCGAGGGCGTGGAGGTCGGCGACCGCGGCAAGGAGCGCGACGGGGTGGTCTGCTACGGCGCGATCGGCGTCGGCGACACGAAGATGAAAGCGCACAAGGCGGCGGTGCGGAGCCTGTTCGAGTCGAACGCCGCGGTGCTGGACGTGGATGCGATCTACCAGATCGCGCTGAAGCTGCCGTAG
- a CDS encoding TlpA family protein disulfide reductase gives MRLALAAALVCACGLFTAHAQDAKDGPADPARVGKSRDIQKAFDEEFGGLNKKFQAAKNREEQNAVRTEAKELATLTAGKLAKLVAENPKDAVAFDAAKFGLTRLSMFGTSGPDMDKLAAAITDHHLNNPQLTDLVMTAPRMGPAGEKLLKAVVEKSTDKKAKGTAMYFLGSALAEQADDAPTEKAATELTTKAIDYLEKAAKDAGDVRLGPNTIAKMAGDDLTALKTLGIGKTAPDVTGVGLKDEKTKLSSLKGKVVLLDIWATWCGPCRAMIPHERELVKRLEGKAFALVSISADDKKETLTEFLKTEPMPWTHWWAGGESDLLRTFRVRAFPTLYLIDARGVIRKKWVGSPANDVLDREIDALVREAGSTN, from the coding sequence ATGCGTCTGGCCCTCGCCGCCGCGCTCGTTTGCGCCTGCGGCCTGTTTACCGCTCACGCCCAGGACGCCAAGGACGGCCCCGCCGACCCCGCCCGCGTCGGCAAGTCCCGGGACATCCAGAAGGCGTTCGACGAGGAGTTCGGCGGCCTCAACAAGAAGTTCCAGGCGGCCAAGAACCGCGAGGAGCAGAACGCCGTCCGCACCGAGGCCAAGGAGCTCGCCACCCTCACCGCCGGCAAGCTCGCCAAGCTCGTCGCCGAGAACCCGAAGGACGCCGTCGCCTTCGACGCCGCCAAGTTCGGCCTCACCCGGCTCAGCATGTTCGGCACGTCCGGCCCGGACATGGACAAGCTCGCCGCCGCGATCACCGACCACCACCTCAACAACCCGCAGCTGACCGACCTGGTCATGACCGCCCCGCGGATGGGCCCGGCCGGCGAGAAGCTGCTCAAGGCCGTCGTCGAGAAGTCCACCGACAAGAAGGCCAAGGGCACGGCGATGTACTTCCTCGGCAGCGCGCTGGCCGAGCAGGCCGACGACGCCCCGACCGAGAAGGCCGCGACCGAGCTGACGACCAAGGCCATCGACTACCTGGAGAAGGCCGCCAAGGACGCCGGCGACGTCCGCCTCGGGCCGAACACCATCGCCAAGATGGCCGGCGACGACTTGACCGCGCTGAAGACGCTCGGCATCGGCAAGACGGCCCCGGACGTGACCGGCGTGGGGCTGAAGGACGAGAAGACGAAGCTGAGCAGCCTGAAGGGGAAGGTCGTTCTGCTGGACATCTGGGCGACGTGGTGCGGGCCGTGCCGGGCGATGATCCCGCACGAGCGCGAGCTGGTGAAGCGGCTCGAGGGCAAGGCGTTCGCGCTGGTCAGCATCTCGGCCGACGACAAGAAGGAGACGCTGACGGAGTTCCTGAAGACGGAGCCGATGCCGTGGACCCACTGGTGGGCCGGCGGCGAGAGCGACCTGCTGCGGACGTTCCGGGTGCGGGCGTTCCCGACGCTGTACCTGATCGACGCCCGCGGCGTGATCCGCAAGAAGTGGGTCGGCTCGCCGGCCAACGACGTACTCGACCGCGAGATCGACGCGCTGGTCCGCGAGGCCGGCAGCACGAACTAG
- a CDS encoding YegP family protein, with translation MTKLLSGLCAAALVVGLAGTGGVTTAQDKKDTKKDTKTAPAKGGTIEINESKDGKFRFTVRDAEGKYLGGSATGYATKEDAAKAVDALKAALGSAKIEYGKSK, from the coding sequence GTGACAAAGCTGCTCAGCGGCCTGTGCGCCGCGGCCCTGGTCGTCGGCCTGGCCGGCACCGGCGGCGTGACCACCGCCCAGGACAAGAAGGACACCAAGAAGGACACCAAGACCGCACCCGCCAAGGGCGGCACGATCGAAATCAACGAGAGCAAGGACGGCAAGTTCCGGTTCACCGTCCGCGACGCGGAGGGGAAGTACCTCGGCGGCAGCGCCACCGGGTACGCCACCAAAGAAGACGCGGCGAAGGCCGTGGACGCCCTCAAGGCCGCGCTCGGCAGCGCCAAGATCGAGTACGGCAAGAGCAAGTAG
- a CDS encoding serpin family protein, whose protein sequence is MRYGCLAVAVAAAVGCGQLGSTTATPKGGAAVRSGSGTGSADAAPAVPWTDALQAAADGEVAFALDLYARLTAAEKGNVFVSPYSIHAALALTATGAVGATRDQLAKALRLPPGDGGPAAAGDLGRYYARPRPDFTLAVANAVWGQAGYPWRPEWKALAAERFGGGFRDADFRARPAEERARINAWVSEQTRTRIPDLLQPPHVTDSTRMVLTNAVYFDGKWTDAFPKHATRPQPFTTPTGKVQAPLMTVEAHFRYAEGGGVQVVELPYRGGELSMLVILPASGEPKLTAEALKGWDATLSRELVRVTLPKFKHTLRAQPLPLLRDMGVVDALSPASADFGRMLAGKPEEPIFVANVVHQAFVDVTEEGTEAAAATAVVNNAPSPPPPRPKVFRADRPFAYLIRDTHKGTVLFAGRVVSP, encoded by the coding sequence ATGCGTTACGGGTGTCTGGCGGTCGCCGTCGCGGCCGCGGTCGGGTGCGGGCAGCTCGGCAGCACCACCGCCACACCGAAGGGCGGCGCGGCCGTCCGGTCCGGAAGCGGGACCGGTTCGGCCGACGCCGCCCCCGCGGTGCCGTGGACCGACGCCCTCCAGGCCGCGGCCGACGGCGAGGTCGCATTCGCCCTCGACCTGTACGCCCGCCTAACCGCCGCGGAGAAGGGGAACGTCTTCGTCTCGCCGTACAGCATCCACGCGGCGCTGGCCCTCACCGCCACCGGCGCCGTCGGCGCCACCCGCGACCAGCTGGCGAAGGCGCTGCGGCTCCCGCCCGGCGACGGCGGCCCCGCCGCGGCCGGCGACCTCGGCCGCTACTACGCCCGGCCGCGGCCCGACTTCACCCTCGCCGTCGCCAACGCGGTGTGGGGCCAGGCCGGCTACCCGTGGCGGCCCGAGTGGAAGGCGCTGGCCGCCGAGCGCTTCGGCGGCGGCTTCCGCGACGCCGACTTCCGCGCCAGGCCCGCCGAGGAGCGCGCCCGCATCAACGCCTGGGTGTCGGAGCAGACCCGGACGCGCATCCCGGACCTGCTCCAGCCGCCCCACGTCACCGACAGTACCCGCATGGTCCTCACCAACGCCGTGTACTTCGACGGCAAGTGGACCGACGCCTTCCCGAAGCACGCGACGCGGCCGCAGCCGTTCACCACGCCGACGGGCAAGGTGCAGGCGCCGCTGATGACCGTGGAGGCCCACTTCCGCTACGCCGAGGGCGGCGGCGTGCAGGTGGTGGAGCTGCCGTACCGCGGCGGCGAGTTGTCGATGCTGGTGATCCTTCCCGCGAGCGGCGAGCCGAAGCTGACGGCCGAAGCGCTGAAGGGGTGGGACGCGACGCTGAGCCGCGAGCTGGTGCGGGTGACGCTGCCGAAGTTCAAGCACACGCTGCGGGCGCAACCGCTCCCGCTGCTGCGCGACATGGGCGTGGTGGACGCGCTGAGCCCGGCGTCGGCCGACTTCGGGCGGATGCTGGCGGGCAAGCCGGAGGAGCCGATCTTCGTGGCGAACGTGGTCCACCAGGCATTCGTGGACGTGACCGAGGAGGGGACGGAAGCCGCGGCGGCGACGGCAGTGGTGAACAACGCGCCGAGCCCGCCACCGCCGCGGCCGAAGGTGTTCCGGGCGGACCGGCCGTTCGCCTACCTGATCCGCGACACGCACAAGGGGACGGTGCTGTTCGCCGGGCGGGTGGTGAGCCCGTAA
- the rpmB gene encoding 50S ribosomal protein L28, with the protein MSKTCVFTGRVVGFGNQKTYRGKAKYLGGVGKKITGTSRRKFKPNLQKVKCVIDGEVKRVWVSAAAIRSGLVVKPVKVQPFSTINV; encoded by the coding sequence ATGAGCAAGACGTGCGTGTTCACCGGCCGGGTGGTCGGGTTCGGCAACCAGAAGACCTACCGCGGTAAGGCCAAGTACCTCGGCGGCGTCGGCAAGAAGATCACCGGCACCAGCCGGCGGAAGTTCAAGCCGAACCTGCAGAAGGTGAAGTGCGTCATCGACGGCGAGGTGAAGCGGGTGTGGGTGTCGGCCGCGGCCATCCGCAGCGGGCTGGTCGTCAAGCCGGTCAAGGTTCAGCCGTTCAGCACCATCAACGTCTGA
- the gatC gene encoding Asp-tRNA(Asn)/Glu-tRNA(Gln) amidotransferase subunit GatC, protein MSLTLDQVRKVAKLARLEMTEADLGRMQTQLSAILDYVDQLQQLNTDGVEPLAHPLPVQNVFRPDEPRPSLPVAEALRNAPTRLGDYFGVPAVFDSDEPVSH, encoded by the coding sequence ATGTCCCTGACGCTCGACCAGGTCCGCAAGGTCGCCAAGCTGGCCCGGCTGGAGATGACCGAGGCCGACCTCGGCCGGATGCAGACCCAACTCTCCGCTATTCTCGACTACGTCGATCAGCTGCAGCAGCTGAACACCGACGGCGTCGAGCCGCTGGCCCACCCGCTGCCGGTGCAGAACGTGTTCCGGCCGGACGAACCGCGGCCGTCGCTGCCGGTGGCCGAGGCGCTACGGAACGCCCCCACCCGGCTCGGCGACTACTTCGGCGTCCCGGCCGTGTTCGACTCGGATGAGCCGGTGAGCCATTAG
- a CDS encoding Uma2 family endonuclease yields the protein MSTATLLPPPAVGPVALPVAPGPLAAPRGRLLTVADLAALPADLPSGSVSWELLDGVPILMSPPGYRHGRAAARFVIELHAQCEVPGLGEVGDEVGVILRRNPDRVAGPDAVFLLRASLPARLSPEGYLETVPEIVVEVRSKNDTGPEVVAKVGEYLAAGVKAVWVADPDDRTVAVHTPGAAPVVLGPADTLTTPLLPGFTVPVERLFPPVAG from the coding sequence ATGAGTACCGCCACCTTGTTGCCGCCGCCGGCTGTCGGCCCAGTCGCGTTGCCGGTTGCGCCTGGTCCTCTCGCGGCCCCTCGGGGCCGGTTGCTCACCGTCGCAGACTTGGCGGCCCTCCCGGCCGATCTCCCGTCCGGCAGTGTGTCCTGGGAACTTCTGGACGGAGTGCCAATCCTCATGTCCCCGCCGGGCTACCGACACGGCCGGGCGGCCGCGCGGTTCGTGATCGAGTTGCACGCCCAGTGCGAAGTCCCTGGCCTGGGTGAGGTCGGCGACGAGGTCGGGGTCATCCTCCGCCGCAACCCGGATCGGGTGGCCGGACCCGACGCCGTGTTCCTGCTGCGGGCGTCGCTTCCCGCCCGGCTGTCGCCCGAGGGCTATCTCGAAACCGTCCCCGAGATCGTGGTCGAGGTGCGGAGCAAGAACGACACCGGCCCGGAAGTCGTGGCGAAGGTCGGGGAGTACCTCGCGGCCGGGGTGAAGGCGGTCTGGGTGGCCGACCCCGACGACCGGACGGTCGCCGTCCACACGCCTGGCGCTGCGCCGGTGGTGCTCGGCCCGGCCGACACCCTCACCACGCCGCTCCTCCCCGGGTTCACCGTCCCGGTCGAGCGCCTGTTCCCACCCGTAGCCGGCTAA
- the gatA gene encoding Asp-tRNA(Asn)/Glu-tRNA(Gln) amidotransferase subunit GatA, with amino-acid sequence MSLIEKTAAELLALQAAKQASAAEVADAFLAAVRDREPKLKSFMTVDEADVRKQAAAVDAKRAAGQPLGKLAGVPVAVKDVLCTKGMRTTCSSKILDGFVPPYDAHVVERLRAEDAVILGKTNMDEFAMGSSTENSAYQTSRNPWDVSRIPGGSSGGSAAAVAGCQAPLSLGTDTGGSIRQPAALCGIVGIKPTYGRVSRYGLIAFASSLDQVGPFTHDVTDCALMMEVVSGHDGRDSTSIDTPVPAYTKTLNDPIAGLRIGVPKEFFGEGLDSEVEGAVRAALMEYEKRGAKLVDVSLPHSPYALAAYYIVAPAEASSNLARFDGMHYGHRTKEKADLIATYSKSRGEGFGPEVQRRIMIGTYVLSSGYKDAYYVKALKVRRLVKKDYDEAFEKCDVVMGPTTPTAAFKAGEKSGDPLAMYLSDVYTVSCNLAGIPGVSIPCGFTKDKLPIGLQLLCPPFEEERMLRAARMYEAATDWHTRRPAV; translated from the coding sequence ATGAGCCTGATCGAGAAGACCGCCGCGGAGCTGCTCGCCCTCCAGGCCGCGAAGCAGGCCAGCGCCGCCGAGGTCGCCGACGCCTTCCTCGCCGCCGTCCGCGACCGCGAGCCGAAGCTCAAGTCCTTCATGACGGTCGACGAGGCCGACGTCCGCAAGCAGGCCGCCGCCGTCGACGCCAAGCGCGCCGCGGGTCAGCCGCTCGGCAAGCTCGCCGGCGTGCCCGTCGCGGTGAAGGACGTGCTCTGCACGAAGGGGATGCGCACCACCTGTTCGAGCAAAATTCTCGACGGCTTCGTGCCCCCCTACGACGCCCACGTCGTCGAGCGGCTGCGGGCCGAGGACGCCGTCATCCTCGGCAAGACGAACATGGACGAGTTCGCGATGGGCTCGTCCACCGAGAACAGCGCGTACCAGACGAGCCGCAACCCGTGGGACGTGTCGCGCATCCCCGGCGGCTCGTCCGGCGGCAGCGCGGCCGCGGTCGCCGGCTGTCAGGCGCCGCTGAGTCTGGGCACCGACACCGGCGGCTCGATCCGCCAGCCGGCGGCGCTGTGCGGCATCGTCGGCATCAAGCCGACCTACGGCCGCGTGTCGCGGTACGGCCTGATCGCGTTCGCCAGCTCGCTCGACCAGGTCGGCCCGTTCACCCACGACGTGACCGACTGCGCCCTGATGATGGAGGTGGTGTCCGGCCACGACGGCCGCGACAGCACCAGCATCGACACGCCGGTGCCGGCGTACACGAAGACGCTCAACGACCCCATCGCCGGGCTGCGCATCGGCGTGCCGAAGGAGTTCTTCGGCGAGGGGCTCGATTCGGAGGTGGAGGGCGCCGTCCGCGCCGCGCTGATGGAGTACGAGAAGCGCGGGGCGAAGCTCGTGGACGTGTCGCTGCCGCACAGCCCGTACGCGCTGGCGGCGTACTACATCGTGGCGCCGGCGGAGGCGTCGAGCAACCTGGCGCGGTTCGACGGCATGCACTACGGCCACCGCACGAAGGAGAAGGCCGACCTGATTGCGACGTACAGCAAGAGCCGCGGCGAGGGGTTCGGCCCCGAAGTGCAGCGGCGGATCATGATCGGCACGTACGTGCTCTCCAGCGGCTACAAGGACGCGTACTACGTGAAGGCGCTGAAGGTGCGGCGCCTGGTGAAGAAGGACTACGACGAGGCGTTCGAGAAGTGTGACGTGGTGATGGGGCCGACGACGCCGACGGCGGCGTTCAAGGCCGGCGAGAAGTCGGGCGACCCGCTGGCGATGTACCTGTCGGACGTGTACACGGTGTCGTGCAACCTGGCCGGCATCCCGGGCGTGAGCATCCCGTGCGGGTTCACGAAGGACAAGCTGCCGATCGGGTTGCAGCTGCTGTGCCCGCCCTTCGAGGAGGAGCGCATGCTGCGGGCGGCGCGGATGTACGAGGCCGCGACCGACTGGCACACCCGCCGGCCGGCGGTGTAG
- the pabB gene encoding aminodeoxychorismate synthase component I gives MDAPLVFDAVPVPTAAGEPLVVELVPAPDPWAVARRLAHLPHLLFLDSAEQHADRGRYSYVAADPIDRLIRPVGNRRCNPFFDDRFNCLPVERPTAAELPPFLGGWAGLFGYGLGRAVDRQPRPRLDDFGAPDLALATYDWVVSFDHARNRAWLVSTGVVAEDEYPHERLGRAERRMGRALDALRAAEPPGGVTNRLGPPELAPQYPLPGFPGVTSNFSRDGYIAAVARAVEYVHAGDCFQVNLSQRLLAPLREHPLDLYARLRTLNPAPFAGYFDLGEFQLLSASPERFLRCHPDGSVETRPIKGTRPRGRTPEDDAAQLRDLVANPKDRAENVMIVDLLRNDLGRVCEFGSVTVPRVCEPETFRFVHHLVSEVRGKLRPGTGPFDLLAAAFPGGSVTGAPKVRAMEIIAELEPTARGPYCGALGWVGFDGAMDTNILIRTFTAGRGWVQFPVGGGIVADSDPRREYEETLVKAAGLLKALNPT, from the coding sequence ATGGACGCGCCGCTGGTGTTCGACGCGGTGCCGGTGCCGACCGCGGCCGGCGAGCCGCTCGTGGTCGAGCTCGTCCCCGCCCCCGACCCGTGGGCCGTTGCCCGCCGGCTGGCGCACCTCCCGCACCTCCTGTTCCTCGACTCCGCCGAACAGCACGCCGACCGCGGCCGCTACTCCTACGTCGCCGCCGACCCGATCGACCGGCTCATCCGTCCCGTCGGCAACCGGCGGTGCAACCCGTTCTTCGACGACCGCTTCAACTGTCTCCCCGTCGAACGGCCGACGGCCGCGGAACTGCCGCCGTTCCTCGGCGGGTGGGCGGGGCTGTTCGGGTACGGCCTCGGCCGCGCGGTCGACCGCCAGCCGCGCCCCCGGCTCGACGACTTCGGCGCCCCTGACCTGGCGCTCGCCACCTACGACTGGGTCGTCAGCTTCGACCACGCCCGGAACCGCGCCTGGCTCGTCTCGACGGGGGTGGTCGCGGAAGACGAGTACCCTCACGAGCGACTCGGGCGGGCCGAACGGCGCATGGGGCGGGCGCTGGACGCCCTCCGCGCCGCAGAACCCCCGGGTGGGGTCACGAATCGGCTCGGCCCGCCGGAACTCGCGCCGCAGTACCCGCTGCCCGGCTTCCCCGGCGTCACCAGCAACTTCAGCCGCGACGGCTACATCGCCGCCGTCGCCCGCGCCGTCGAGTACGTCCACGCCGGCGACTGCTTCCAGGTGAATCTGAGCCAGCGGCTCCTCGCGCCGCTCCGCGAACACCCGCTCGACCTGTACGCCCGCCTCCGCACGCTCAACCCCGCGCCGTTCGCCGGGTACTTCGACCTCGGCGAGTTCCAACTCCTCAGCGCGTCGCCGGAACGGTTCTTGCGGTGCCACCCGGACGGGTCCGTCGAGACGCGGCCGATCAAGGGCACCCGCCCGCGCGGCCGCACGCCGGAGGACGACGCCGCCCAGCTTCGCGACCTCGTCGCCAACCCGAAGGACCGGGCCGAGAACGTCATGATCGTGGACCTCCTCCGCAACGACCTCGGCCGCGTCTGCGAGTTCGGCTCCGTCACCGTGCCGCGCGTGTGCGAGCCCGAAACGTTCCGCTTCGTCCACCACCTCGTCTCCGAAGTGCGCGGCAAGCTGCGGCCCGGCACGGGGCCGTTCGACCTGCTGGCGGCGGCGTTCCCCGGCGGGTCGGTGACGGGGGCGCCGAAGGTGCGGGCGATGGAGATCATCGCCGAGCTGGAGCCGACGGCGCGGGGGCCGTACTGCGGGGCGCTGGGGTGGGTCGGGTTCGACGGGGCGATGGACACCAATATCCTGATCCGGACGTTCACCGCCGGCCGCGGCTGGGTGCAGTTCCCCGTCGGCGGCGGGATCGTGGCCGACTCCGACCCGCGCCGCGAGTACGAGGAAACGCTGGTGAAGGCGGCCGGGCTGTTGAAGGCGCTGAACCCCACATGA